One window of the Falco biarmicus isolate bFalBia1 chromosome 2, bFalBia1.pri, whole genome shotgun sequence genome contains the following:
- the CUL5 gene encoding cullin-5 isoform X1 — MATSNLLKNKGSLQFEDKWDFMRPIVLKLLRQESVTKQQWFDLFSDVHAVCLWDDKGPAKIHQALKEDILDFIKQAQARVLSHQDDTALLKAYIVEWRKFFTQCDILPKPFCQLEITLMGKQGSNKKSNVEDSIVRKLMLDTWNESIFSNIKNRLQDSAMKLVHAERLGEAFDSQLVIGVRESYVNLCSNPEDKLQIYRDNFEKAYLDSTERFYRTQAPSYLQQNGVQNYMKYADAKLKEEEKRALRYLETRRECNSVEALMECCVNALVTSFKETILAECQGMIKRNETEKLHLMFSLMDKVPNGIEPMLKDLEEHIVSAGLADMVAAAETITTDSEKYVEQLLTLFNRFSKLVKEAFQDDPRFLTARDKAYKAVVNDATIFKLELPLKQKGVGLKTQPESKCPELLANYCDMLLRKTPLSKKLTSEEIEAKLKEVLLVLKYVQNKDVFMRYHKAHLTRRLILDISADSEIEENMVEWLREVGMPADYVNKLARMFQDIKVSEDLNQAFKEMHKNNKLALPADSVNIKILNAGAWSRSSEKVFVSLPTELEDLIPEVEEFYKKNHSGRKLHWHHLMSNGIITFKNEVGQYDLEVTTFQLAVLFAWNQRPREKISFENLKLATELPDAELRRTLWSLVAFPKLKRQVLLYEPQVNSPKDFTEGTLFSVNQEFSLIKNAKVQKRGKINLIGRLQLTTERMREEENEGIVQLRILRTQEAIIQIMKMRKKITNAQLQTELVEILKNMFLPQKKMIKEQIEWLIEHKYIRRDESDINTFIYMA; from the exons aATAAAGGTTCACTTCAGTTTGAAGACAAATGGGATTTCATGCGCCCTATTGTTCTGAAACTTCTTCGTCAGGAGTCTGTCACAAAACAGCAATGGTTTGATCTGTTCTC AGATGTACATGCAGTTTGCTTGTGGGATGATAAAGGTCCAGCAAAAATCCATCAGGCTCTGAAGGAAGACATCCTTGATTTTATTAAACAAGCGCAAGCA AGAGTGCTGAGTCATCAAGATGATACAGCTTTACTAAAAGCATATATAGTGGAGTGGCGCAAGTTCTTCACACAGTGTGATATTTTGCCCAAGCCATTTTGTCAATTAGAGATTACGTTAATGGGCAAGCAGGGCAGCAACAAGAAGTCTAATGTAGAAGACAGTATTGTTCGAAAG CTCATGCTAGATACATGGAATGAAtccatattttcaaatataaaaaatagaCTTCAGGACAGTGCAATGAAGCTAGTTCATGCTGAAAGACTAGGAGAAGCTTTCGACTCTCAGCTTGTTATTGGAGTTCGAGAATCATATG TTAACCTTTGTTCTAATCCTGAAGATAAACTTCAGATATATCGGGATAACTTTGAAAAGGCATATTTGGATTCAACAGAGAGATTTTATAGAACACAAGCTCCTTCTTATTTACAACAAAACGGTGTACAGAATTATATGAAATAT GCAGATGCTAAActaaaagaagaagagaaaagagcaCTACGATATTTAGAAACAAGGCGTGAATGTAACTCTGTAGAAGCA CTAATGGAGTGCTGCGTCAATGCCCTGGTGACATCTTTTAAAGAGACTATTTTAGCTGAATGCCAAGGCATGATCAAACgaaatgaaacagaaa AGTTGCATTTAATGTTTTCACTGATGGATAAAGTTCCAAATGGCATAGAGCCTATGCTAAAAGACTTGGAAGAACATATTGTTAGTGCTGGACTTGCAGATATGGTAGCAGCTGCTGAAACTATTACTACT GATTCTGAGAAATATGTAGAGCAATTGCTCACACTATTTAATCGATTTAGTAAGTTGGTTAAAGAAGCTTTTCAGGATGATCCAAGATTTCTTACTGCAAGAGATAAG gcaTACAAAGCAGTTGTGAATGATGCTACAATATTTAAACTTGAATTGCCATTGAAGCAAAAGGG TGTTGGATTGAAAACACAGCCTGAATCCAAATGCCCTGAGCTTCTTGCTAATTACTGTGACATGTTGCTAAGAAAAACACCACTAAGCAAAAAACTAACCTCTGAAGAAATTGAAGCAAAGCTTAAAGAAGtg CTTTTAGTACTTAAGTATGTACAGAATAAAGATGTTTTCATGCGATATCACAAAGCTCACTTAACAAGACGCCTGATACTAGATATATCAGCTGATAGTGAAATCGAGGAGAATATGGTGGAATGGCTCAGA GAAGTAGGAATGCCAGCAGACTATGTAAACAAGCTGGCCAGAATGTTCCAGGATATCAAAGTGTCTGAAGACTTGAACCAGGCCTTcaaagaaatgcacaaaaataataaacttgCTTTACCAG CTGACTCTGtgaatattaaaattttaaatgctggCGCCTGGTCCCGAAGTTCTGAAAAAGTGTTTGTCTCTCTGCCCACGGAATTAGAAGATCTCATCCCAGAAGTTGAagaattttataaaaagaatCACAGTGGTAGAAAACTGCACTGGCACCACCTCATGTCCAATGGAATT ATAACATTTAAGAATGAGGTTGGCCAGTATGACTTGGAGGTAACAACATTTCAGCTAGCTGTGCTGTTTGCATGGAACCAAAGACCCAGAGAGAAGATCAGCTTTGAAAATCTTAAACTGGCAACTGAACTCCCTGATGCAGAACTTAGGAGGACTTTATGG TCTCTTGTAGCATTTCCAAAGCTGAAACGTCAGGTTTTATTGTATGAACCTCAAGTCAATTCACCCAAAGACTTTACAGAAGGAACCCTCTTCTCGGTGAACCAGGAGTTCAGTTTAAT aaaaaacgCTAAAGTTCAGAAAAGGGGCAAGATAAATTTGATTGGTCGATTGCAACTTACCACGGAGAGAATGCgggaagaggaaaatgaaggaaTAGTCCAGCTAAGAATATTACGAACCCAG GAGGCTATCATCCAAATAATGAAAATGCGGAAGAAAATTACTAATGCCCAACTTCAGACTGAACTGGTAGAAATATTGAAAAACATGTTCttgccacaaaagaaaatgataaaagaGCAAATTGAATGGCTTATAGAGCACAAATATATCAGAAGAGATGAGTCTGATATCAACACCTTCATATATATGGCATAA
- the CUL5 gene encoding cullin-5 isoform X2 translates to MRPIVLKLLRQESVTKQQWFDLFSDVHAVCLWDDKGPAKIHQALKEDILDFIKQAQARVLSHQDDTALLKAYIVEWRKFFTQCDILPKPFCQLEITLMGKQGSNKKSNVEDSIVRKLMLDTWNESIFSNIKNRLQDSAMKLVHAERLGEAFDSQLVIGVRESYVNLCSNPEDKLQIYRDNFEKAYLDSTERFYRTQAPSYLQQNGVQNYMKYADAKLKEEEKRALRYLETRRECNSVEALMECCVNALVTSFKETILAECQGMIKRNETEKLHLMFSLMDKVPNGIEPMLKDLEEHIVSAGLADMVAAAETITTDSEKYVEQLLTLFNRFSKLVKEAFQDDPRFLTARDKAYKAVVNDATIFKLELPLKQKGVGLKTQPESKCPELLANYCDMLLRKTPLSKKLTSEEIEAKLKEVLLVLKYVQNKDVFMRYHKAHLTRRLILDISADSEIEENMVEWLREVGMPADYVNKLARMFQDIKVSEDLNQAFKEMHKNNKLALPADSVNIKILNAGAWSRSSEKVFVSLPTELEDLIPEVEEFYKKNHSGRKLHWHHLMSNGIITFKNEVGQYDLEVTTFQLAVLFAWNQRPREKISFENLKLATELPDAELRRTLWSLVAFPKLKRQVLLYEPQVNSPKDFTEGTLFSVNQEFSLIKNAKVQKRGKINLIGRLQLTTERMREEENEGIVQLRILRTQEAIIQIMKMRKKITNAQLQTELVEILKNMFLPQKKMIKEQIEWLIEHKYIRRDESDINTFIYMA, encoded by the exons ATGCGCCCTATTGTTCTGAAACTTCTTCGTCAGGAGTCTGTCACAAAACAGCAATGGTTTGATCTGTTCTC AGATGTACATGCAGTTTGCTTGTGGGATGATAAAGGTCCAGCAAAAATCCATCAGGCTCTGAAGGAAGACATCCTTGATTTTATTAAACAAGCGCAAGCA AGAGTGCTGAGTCATCAAGATGATACAGCTTTACTAAAAGCATATATAGTGGAGTGGCGCAAGTTCTTCACACAGTGTGATATTTTGCCCAAGCCATTTTGTCAATTAGAGATTACGTTAATGGGCAAGCAGGGCAGCAACAAGAAGTCTAATGTAGAAGACAGTATTGTTCGAAAG CTCATGCTAGATACATGGAATGAAtccatattttcaaatataaaaaatagaCTTCAGGACAGTGCAATGAAGCTAGTTCATGCTGAAAGACTAGGAGAAGCTTTCGACTCTCAGCTTGTTATTGGAGTTCGAGAATCATATG TTAACCTTTGTTCTAATCCTGAAGATAAACTTCAGATATATCGGGATAACTTTGAAAAGGCATATTTGGATTCAACAGAGAGATTTTATAGAACACAAGCTCCTTCTTATTTACAACAAAACGGTGTACAGAATTATATGAAATAT GCAGATGCTAAActaaaagaagaagagaaaagagcaCTACGATATTTAGAAACAAGGCGTGAATGTAACTCTGTAGAAGCA CTAATGGAGTGCTGCGTCAATGCCCTGGTGACATCTTTTAAAGAGACTATTTTAGCTGAATGCCAAGGCATGATCAAACgaaatgaaacagaaa AGTTGCATTTAATGTTTTCACTGATGGATAAAGTTCCAAATGGCATAGAGCCTATGCTAAAAGACTTGGAAGAACATATTGTTAGTGCTGGACTTGCAGATATGGTAGCAGCTGCTGAAACTATTACTACT GATTCTGAGAAATATGTAGAGCAATTGCTCACACTATTTAATCGATTTAGTAAGTTGGTTAAAGAAGCTTTTCAGGATGATCCAAGATTTCTTACTGCAAGAGATAAG gcaTACAAAGCAGTTGTGAATGATGCTACAATATTTAAACTTGAATTGCCATTGAAGCAAAAGGG TGTTGGATTGAAAACACAGCCTGAATCCAAATGCCCTGAGCTTCTTGCTAATTACTGTGACATGTTGCTAAGAAAAACACCACTAAGCAAAAAACTAACCTCTGAAGAAATTGAAGCAAAGCTTAAAGAAGtg CTTTTAGTACTTAAGTATGTACAGAATAAAGATGTTTTCATGCGATATCACAAAGCTCACTTAACAAGACGCCTGATACTAGATATATCAGCTGATAGTGAAATCGAGGAGAATATGGTGGAATGGCTCAGA GAAGTAGGAATGCCAGCAGACTATGTAAACAAGCTGGCCAGAATGTTCCAGGATATCAAAGTGTCTGAAGACTTGAACCAGGCCTTcaaagaaatgcacaaaaataataaacttgCTTTACCAG CTGACTCTGtgaatattaaaattttaaatgctggCGCCTGGTCCCGAAGTTCTGAAAAAGTGTTTGTCTCTCTGCCCACGGAATTAGAAGATCTCATCCCAGAAGTTGAagaattttataaaaagaatCACAGTGGTAGAAAACTGCACTGGCACCACCTCATGTCCAATGGAATT ATAACATTTAAGAATGAGGTTGGCCAGTATGACTTGGAGGTAACAACATTTCAGCTAGCTGTGCTGTTTGCATGGAACCAAAGACCCAGAGAGAAGATCAGCTTTGAAAATCTTAAACTGGCAACTGAACTCCCTGATGCAGAACTTAGGAGGACTTTATGG TCTCTTGTAGCATTTCCAAAGCTGAAACGTCAGGTTTTATTGTATGAACCTCAAGTCAATTCACCCAAAGACTTTACAGAAGGAACCCTCTTCTCGGTGAACCAGGAGTTCAGTTTAAT aaaaaacgCTAAAGTTCAGAAAAGGGGCAAGATAAATTTGATTGGTCGATTGCAACTTACCACGGAGAGAATGCgggaagaggaaaatgaaggaaTAGTCCAGCTAAGAATATTACGAACCCAG GAGGCTATCATCCAAATAATGAAAATGCGGAAGAAAATTACTAATGCCCAACTTCAGACTGAACTGGTAGAAATATTGAAAAACATGTTCttgccacaaaagaaaatgataaaagaGCAAATTGAATGGCTTATAGAGCACAAATATATCAGAAGAGATGAGTCTGATATCAACACCTTCATATATATGGCATAA